The genomic window TCCTCCAAGAGAGAACCCGGCTCTCATCATGATGGGGTATCCGATTTCATTGGCGGCATGCAAAGCTTTTTCCACATCTTTTGCGGCAAAACTTTTTGGGGTATGGACTCCGATTGAAATCAGGGCTTCCTTAAAAAGTTGCCTATCTTCGGTTAAACGAATAGTTTCTATGGGAGTTCCAAGAACTTGGATGTTGTATTGATGAAAGATATGGGCATCATGAAGCTCCATGCCAAGATTTAGAGCGGTTTGTCCTCCAAATCCTAAAAGGATAGCGTCAGGTCTTTCTTTTTCGATTATTTGAGTGACTATATCAAAACTTAATGGTTGGAAATAGACTTGATCTGCCAGGCCATCATCGGTTTGAACCGTGGCAATATTTGGGTTGATCAAGACGGTTTGCATGCCTTCTTCTTTTAAGGCTTTAATGGCTTGAGATCCCGAATAGTCAAATTCTCCGGCTTGGCCGATGGTTAGAGCGCCTGACCCAAGAATCAGGACTTTGCTGCCTTTTTTTAGCGAGGATAATGTCATAATGATGCTGTAAATTGTTCAAAAAGCCATTCGGTATCGGTAGGTCCGGGAGCGGCTTCCGGATGAAACTGAACTCCGGAAAAAGGGTAATGAAGGTGCTTAATGCCTTCAACGGTATTGTCATTTAGATTTTTAAAACTAACAATCCAATCGGATGACAAGGAGTCCTCTTTAATGGCATAACCGTGATTTTGACTTGTCATATAGCATTTTTTAGTGCTTAAATCCATACAAGGCTGATTATGTCCGCGATGTCCATAGGGAAGTTTATAAGTTTTTGCATCGGTTGCAAGAGACAAGATTTGAACTCCAAGGCAAATGCCGAAAATGGGCTTTTTTTTACGCATGGCTTTTTTTAATATGACAATCGTCTCTTTATAATCTTCCGGATTTCCGGGGCCATTTGAGAGAAATACTCCATCAAAGTCTTCTTGGCTGTAATCATAGTTGTAAGGGACTCTTTTAATGATTAATGGGTGCTTTTGCAAATTCCGAAGAATATTTGTCTTCATTCCGCAATCAACCGCAATGATTGTTTTACCTTTTTGCCCGTAGATCATAGGTTCTTTAATCGAAACCTCTTTTCCAAAAAAGGTTTCTGTCTTTAATTCAAACTCTTTTTGAATGAACTCTCTTTCTGAAATAACCCCTTTTAAAGTTCCTTTTTCTCTGATGACTTTAGTTAAAGCTCTTGTATCGACTTCCATTATAAGTGGAATGTTTTGCTCATTTAACCATTCTAAAAAGGACTGTACCCCGGTATTATGGCTCCAATTTTGACAGATATTTGAAACTACAACCCCTTTTGCAAATATTTTTTCAGATTCGAAATAGCTTTTTGAGGGAACTCCGTAATTTCCTATTAACGGGAAAGTGAAAACCAAAATTTGTCCGGCATAAGAGGGGTCGGTTAAGGAAGCTTCATAACCTGTCATTCCGGTTGTGAAAACAACCTCTCCCACTAAGGATCCCTTCAGCCAATTT from Criblamydia sequanensis CRIB-18 includes these protein-coding regions:
- the carA gene encoding glutamine-hydrolyzing carbamoyl-phosphate synthase small subunit, translated to MELLAPAPLLGKPPLDVSEFLDTSLFHDSFLILENGQTFSGISPNWLKGSLVGEVVFTTGMTGYEASLTDPSYAGQILVFTFPLIGNYGVPSKSYFESEKIFAKGVVVSNICQNWSHNTGVQSFLEWLNEQNIPLIMEVDTRALTKVIREKGTLKGVISEREFIQKEFELKTETFFGKEVSIKEPMIYGQKGKTIIAVDCGMKTNILRNLQKHPLIIKRVPYNYDYSQEDFDGVFLSNGPGNPEDYKETIVILKKAMRKKKPIFGICLGVQILSLATDAKTYKLPYGHRGHNQPCMDLSTKKCYMTSQNHGYAIKEDSLSSDWIVSFKNLNDNTVEGIKHLHYPFSGVQFHPEAAPGPTDTEWLFEQFTASL